One Glycine max cultivar Williams 82 chromosome 3, Glycine_max_v4.0, whole genome shotgun sequence DNA window includes the following coding sequences:
- the LOC100779364 gene encoding WD repeat-containing protein 44 — translation MERRKTLTMNWDGLGDVDDDDTFFESYNRLSTAAPLDLPSSSDDDDDDDFDDPRLSFVSAASSLQSRKNRAPPPTDTASDYGIWMAAPVSITERRKRLLHGMGLDDDHKEFSKATNVVSKKIDSAPSSNSSEKKSILLTTSLPVTIPPSDSSVSEHKKTEQSSVHLVLVRSRSEGDVDLFSMERSRKENFIGKQSKQRLTRTATEVAFPRGGNGTGGRAVVRDSDDAATSKRSVAKLENSGVGAFFLIRNLDTGKEFIVNEYGKNGAWNRLSDLQTGKQLTMEEFERTVGKSRVVNQLMRRAHTGSNHNDGLSRKLSSSSYISRSLRMSKRRGAALLKNIKGVASGFIGEREPITMPVPVMEAKNQWVRVRQTGKAHKELSALHLCQEFQAHEGCVWTIRFSLDGRYLASAGEDRVIHVWEVQECEVMSLRPDEGSLTPLHPSLLASSSETPSLSSEKKKKGKFGSKRGTAIPEYVHVPETVFSLSDKPHCSFRGHLDDVLDLSWSKSQLLLSSSMDKTVRLWDLETKTCLNMFAHNDYVTCIQFNPIHDDYFISGSLDAKVRIWNIPERQVVNWTDIHEMITAVSYTPDGQGALVGSLKGSCRTYRTEDCILTQTGTIEIRHKKKSQLRKVTGFQFAPGKPSEVLVTSADSRIRILESSEVVQKYKGFRNANSSIAASFSPDGRYIISASEDSQVYIWKHEEHRSGGSGKGRNVLVTRSHEHFHCKDVSVAIPWPCTIRGDPPLVPTHHSKRHSKRSQAPSNCIEDTSSPSATNSKRTLPPLPNKKSNNNHATEGASNSPREDPAAISHTESGLNDSFVNSKRMMPQSPMKANCHTAGDEDIEAISRTDSGFSDSFSSGSSSVRCGDSPSSSWSSSYSLLDSSHVSSTVLPSAWGLVIVTAGFGGEIKCYQNFGLPKRMGRQPHLFGGHNSSSHGNT, via the exons ATGGAACGCAGGAAAACGCTCACGATGAACTGGGACGGCCTCGGCGACGTTGACGACGACGACACCTTCTTCGAGTCCTACAACCGCCTCTCCACCGCCGCTCCCCTTGACCTCCCTTCTTCTTCCGACGATGACGACGACGATGATTTCGATGATCCCCGCCTCTCCTTCGTCTCTGCTGCCTCGTCTCTTCAGTCACGAAAAAACAGGGCCCCTCCGCCGACCGACACCGCTTCAGATTACGGCATATGGATGGCTGCCCCCGTGTCAATCACCGAGAGGCGAAAGCGATTGCTCCACGGCATGGGCCTAGACGACGACCACAAGGAGTTCTCAAAAGCCACGAACGTAGTTTCAAAGAAGATCGACTCTGCTCCTTCTTCTAACTCCTCTGAGAAAAAATCAATACTTTTAACTACTTCCTTGCCGGTTACTATTCCACCTTCGGATTCTTCTGTTTCGGAACACAAAAAAACAGAGCAGTCCTCTGTTCATTTAGTTCTCGTTCGTTCTCGTTCCGAGGGAGACGTCGATTTGTTCTCCATGGAGAGGTCGAGGAAGGAAAATTTCATCGGGAAGCAGTCGAAGCAGCGGCTTACGAGAACCGCCACGGAGGTGGCCTTCCCGCGCGGAGGAAACGGAACCGGAGGCAGAGCGGTGGTGAGAGATTCCGACGACGCAGCAACCTCAAAGCGAAGCGTGGCGAAATTGGAGAACTCGGGAGTGGGAGCGTTTTTCTTGATTAGAAATCTGGACACCGGGAAGGAGTTCATTGTGAATGAGTACGGCAAAAACGGAGCGTGGAATAGGCTGAGTGATTTGCAGACGGGGAAGCAGTTAACGATGGAGGAGTTCGAGAGGACGGTGGGGAAGTCGCGCGTGGTGAACCAGCTTATGAGGCGTGCGCATACAG GAAGCAACCACAACGACGGTTTGTCGCGCAAGCTTTCTTCGAGCTCTTACATTTCGAGGAGTTTGAGGATGAGCAAGAGAAGAGGTGCTGCGTTGTTGAAGAACATTAAAGGCGTGGCGAGCGGGTTCATCGGCGAGCGAGAGCCGATAACGATGCCGGTGCCGGTGATGGAGGCGAAGAATCAGTGGGTGAGAGTTCGGCAGACTGGGAAAGCGCACAAGGAGCTCTCTGCTTTGCATCTGTGTCAGGAGTTTCAGGCTCACGAGGGGTGCGTGTGGACGATTAGGTTTAGTTTGGATGGACGGTATCTGGCGAGTGCGGGAGAGGATAGGGTGATTCACGTGTGGGAAGTGCAGGAGTGTGAGGTTATGTCTCTCAGGCCTGACGAGGGAAGTCTCACTCCTCTTCACCCCTCGCTTCTTGCATCGTCCAGTGAGACTCCTTCTTTGTCtagtgagaagaagaagaaagggaaattCGGAAGCAAAAGAGGCACAGCCATCCCTGAATATGTTCATGTTCCTGAAACTGTCTTCTCACTTTCCGACAAGCCGCATTGCTCTTTTCGTGGCCATTTAGATGATGTTTTGGATTTGTCTTGGTCTAAATCTCAG TTACTTCTCTCATCTTCGATGGATAAAACAGTCAGATTGTGGGATTTGGAAACTAAGACTTGCTTGAACATGTTTGCCCATAATGACTATG TAACCTGCATACAATTCAATCCTATCCACGATGATTATTTCATCAGTGGTTCGCTCGATGCTAAGGTCAGAATATGGAACATCCCTGAACGCCAAGTCGTGAATTGGACTGATATCCACGAAATGATTACTGCAGTGTCTTATACACCTGACGGTCAG ggTGCTCTGGTTGGTTCCCTTAAAGGGAGTTGTCGTACATATAGGACAGAAG ATTGCATACTAACTCAAACTGGCACAATTGAGATTCGACACAAGAAGAAATCCCAACTACGAAAGGTCACTGGTTTCCAG TTTGCTCCAGGCAAACCATCAGAAGTTCTTGTCACTTCAGCCGATTCCAGGATAAGAATTTTGGAGAGTTCAGAGGTCGTTCAAAAGTACAAAG GTTTTCGAAATGCAAACAGCTCAATTGCAGCTTCATTTAGTCCAGATGGGAGATACATTATAAGTGCCAGTGAAGATTCTCAAGTATATATCTGGAAGCATGAAGAGCATAGAAGTGGAGGCAGTGGAAAGGGTAGAAATGTGCTAGTTACCCGTTCTCACGAGCACTTCCATTGTAAAGATGTTTCAGTAGCAATACCATGGCCGTGTACCATAAGAGGTGATCCTCCTCTAGTGCCAACACATCATTCCAAAAGACATTCAAAACGTTCTCAGGCACCTTCTAATTGCATAGAAGACACATCATCGCCATCTGCTACAAACAGTAAGAGAACGCTTCCACCCCTTCCCAACAAGAAGAGTAATAATAACCATGCCACAGAAGGTGCTTCAAATTCCCCAAGGGAAGACCCTGCAGCAATTTCACACACAGAATCCGGACTTAATGATTCGTTTGTAAACAGTAAGAGAATGATGCCACAATCTCCGATGAAAGCTAACTGCCACACTGCAGGGGATGAAGACATCGAAGCAATTTCACGAACAGATTCAGGATTTAGTGATTCATTTAGTTCTGGCTCATCCTCAGTTAGGTGTGGTGATTCACCTTCTTCATCATGGTCCTCTTCTTATTCATTGTTGGACAGTAGCCATGTTTCTTCCACAGTTCTTCCTTCAGCATGGGGCTTGGTAATTGTCACGGCTGGGTTTGGAGGTGAAATCAAATGTTATCAAAATTTCGGGTTGCCTAAAAGGATGGGTAGGCAACCCCATCTTTTTGGAGGCCATAACAGTTCTTCTCATGGCAACACCtag